One part of the Pandoraea faecigallinarum genome encodes these proteins:
- the hisG gene encoding ATP phosphoribosyltransferase, translating to MSSAKSATSARPLAQPLTLALSKGRIFTETLPLLAAAGIEVTEDPETSRKLILPTTDPNLRVIIVRATDVPTYVQYGAADFGVAGKDVLIEHGGGGLYQPIDLNIARCRMSVAVPNGFDYANAVRQGARLRVATKYVHVAREHFAAKGVHVDLIKLYGSMELGPLVGLADAIVDLVSTGGTLRANNLVEVEEIMDISSRLVINQAALKLKRESLQPILEAFEQASRQTA from the coding sequence ATGAGTTCCGCCAAGTCGGCTACGTCGGCCAGGCCGCTAGCCCAACCGTTGACGCTGGCGCTCTCGAAAGGGCGTATCTTTACGGAGACGCTGCCGTTGCTGGCCGCTGCCGGCATCGAAGTCACGGAAGACCCGGAGACCTCGCGCAAGCTGATCCTGCCGACGACCGATCCGAACCTGCGCGTGATCATCGTGCGCGCGACGGACGTGCCGACGTATGTCCAGTACGGCGCTGCCGACTTCGGCGTCGCCGGCAAGGATGTGCTCATCGAGCATGGCGGCGGCGGTCTGTATCAGCCGATCGATTTGAACATTGCGCGTTGCCGCATGTCTGTGGCTGTACCGAATGGCTTCGATTATGCGAACGCGGTACGTCAGGGGGCGCGCCTGCGTGTGGCGACCAAGTACGTGCACGTGGCGCGCGAGCACTTCGCCGCCAAGGGCGTGCACGTCGACCTGATCAAGCTGTACGGCTCGATGGAGCTGGGCCCGCTCGTGGGCCTGGCCGACGCGATTGTCGATCTGGTGAGCACCGGCGGCACGCTGCGGGCCAACAATCTGGTGGAAGTGGAGGAGATCATGGATATCTCGTCCCGCCTCGTGATCAACCAGGCTGCGCTCAAGTTGAAGCGTGAGTCGTTGCAGCCTATTCTGGAGGCCTTTGAGCAGGCCTCCCGGCAAACAGCATGA
- the murA gene encoding UDP-N-acetylglucosamine 1-carboxyvinyltransferase yields MRITQESAGAAGNGEGVAGERLAADHLEIEGGERLAGEITVSGAKNAALPILCASLLTAEPLVLGNVPDLHDVRTMLTLLTRMGVKVERKGEAVTLDASQITEPAAPYELVKTMRASILVLGPLLARCGEARVSLPGGCAIGARPVDQHIKGLQKMGAEIMLTHGDIVAGVARGSRLRGETLVTDMITVTGTENLLMAATLADGVTVLANAAREPEVTDLANLLVKMGAKIEGIGTDRLVVTGVARLHGATHDVVPDRIEAGTFLCAAVATRGDITLRRVVPGTLDAVIEKLRETGANVTGGADWLRVRMDRRARAVSFRTSEYPAFPTDMQAQFMALNCIAEGASQVVETIFENRFMHVQELTRLGANIGIEGNTARISGVDRLSGAHVMATDLRASASLIVAGLTAEGRTLVDRIHHLDRGYHRIEAKLCAVGARIRRVEARQGEIA; encoded by the coding sequence ATGAGGATCACGCAAGAAAGCGCTGGCGCAGCCGGCAACGGTGAGGGCGTCGCCGGCGAGCGTTTGGCCGCGGACCACCTGGAAATCGAAGGCGGCGAGCGGCTGGCAGGAGAGATTACGGTCTCGGGCGCCAAGAACGCGGCCCTGCCCATTCTGTGCGCGAGCCTGTTGACGGCCGAGCCGCTGGTGCTGGGTAACGTCCCCGATTTGCACGACGTGCGCACCATGCTCACGTTGCTGACACGCATGGGGGTGAAGGTCGAGCGCAAGGGCGAGGCGGTGACGCTGGACGCGTCGCAGATTACCGAGCCGGCGGCGCCGTACGAGCTGGTGAAAACCATGCGGGCGTCCATCCTGGTACTCGGTCCGCTGCTCGCCCGTTGCGGTGAGGCGCGCGTGTCGCTGCCGGGCGGTTGCGCCATCGGTGCGCGCCCCGTCGATCAGCACATCAAGGGCCTGCAAAAGATGGGCGCCGAGATCATGCTCACGCACGGTGACATCGTGGCCGGCGTCGCGCGCGGGTCGCGGCTGCGCGGCGAGACGCTCGTGACCGACATGATTACCGTCACGGGGACGGAAAACCTGCTCATGGCGGCAACGCTCGCCGACGGCGTGACCGTGCTGGCCAACGCCGCGCGCGAGCCGGAAGTGACCGATCTGGCGAACCTGCTCGTGAAGATGGGCGCGAAGATCGAAGGCATCGGTACCGATCGTCTGGTCGTGACCGGCGTCGCCCGCTTGCATGGTGCAACGCACGACGTGGTGCCGGATCGTATCGAGGCCGGCACGTTCCTGTGTGCGGCGGTGGCGACGCGTGGCGACATCACGCTGCGCCGCGTGGTGCCGGGCACGCTCGACGCCGTGATCGAAAAGCTGCGCGAGACCGGTGCGAACGTGACCGGCGGCGCGGACTGGCTGCGCGTGCGGATGGATCGCCGTGCACGGGCGGTGAGTTTCCGTACGTCGGAATACCCGGCATTTCCGACCGACATGCAGGCGCAGTTCATGGCGCTGAATTGCATCGCCGAAGGCGCATCGCAAGTGGTCGAGACGATCTTCGAGAACCGTTTCATGCATGTGCAGGAACTGACGCGTCTGGGCGCGAATATCGGTATCGAAGGCAATACGGCGCGGATTTCCGGCGTGGATCGGCTGTCCGGCGCGCACGTGATGGCTACCGACCTGCGGGCGTCCGCCAGCCTGATCGTCGCGGGGCTGACGGCAGAAGGCCGTACCCTCGTCGACCGTATTCATCACCTCGATCGCGGCTATCATCGTATCGAGGCCAAGTTGTGCGCCGTGGGCGCGCGAATCCGGCGTGTCGAAGCACGCCAGGGAGAGATTGCATGA
- a CDS encoding BolA family protein — translation MLPTPEQIKQYIEAGLACEHVAVEGDGQHFFATIVSAQFEGKRLIARHQLVYGALGDRMKAEIHALSMKTLTPAEYQAQ, via the coding sequence ATGCTGCCTACCCCCGAACAAATCAAACAGTACATCGAAGCCGGTCTGGCTTGCGAGCACGTGGCCGTCGAAGGTGATGGCCAGCACTTCTTCGCGACCATCGTGAGCGCGCAGTTCGAAGGCAAGCGCCTCATTGCGCGCCATCAACTGGTGTACGGCGCGCTGGGCGATCGTATGAAGGCCGAAATTCACGCGCTCTCGATGAAGACGCTCACGCCGGCGGAGTATCAGGCGCAATGA
- a CDS encoding ABC transporter permease — protein MIGFRTLFYKEVLRFWKVSFQTVAAPVLTALLYLMIFGHVLEDRVKVYDQINYTSFLVPGLVMMSVLQNAFANSSSSLIQSKITGNLVFVLLPPLSHWEMYGAYVLAAVVRGLCVGLGVFLVTVAFTHLTFAAPLWIIGFAFFGAAILGTLGLIAGIWAEKFDQLAAFQNFLIMPATFLAGVFYSIQSLPPLWQAVSHFNPFFYMIDGFRYGFFGVSDVAPTTSLAVVGVTFLILASVALNLLRRGYKLRH, from the coding sequence ATGATCGGCTTTCGCACGCTGTTCTACAAGGAAGTGCTGCGCTTCTGGAAGGTGAGCTTCCAGACCGTGGCCGCGCCGGTGCTCACCGCGCTGCTGTATCTGATGATCTTCGGTCACGTGCTCGAAGACCGCGTGAAGGTCTACGACCAGATCAACTACACGTCCTTCCTCGTGCCCGGGCTGGTGATGATGAGCGTGTTGCAGAACGCGTTCGCCAATAGTTCGTCGTCGCTGATTCAGTCGAAGATCACGGGCAACCTGGTGTTCGTGCTGTTGCCGCCGCTCTCGCACTGGGAGATGTATGGCGCGTACGTGCTGGCAGCGGTGGTGCGCGGTCTGTGCGTCGGGCTGGGCGTTTTTCTCGTGACCGTCGCGTTTACGCATCTGACGTTTGCCGCGCCGCTGTGGATCATTGGCTTCGCGTTCTTCGGCGCGGCGATCCTGGGCACGCTGGGGCTGATTGCGGGCATCTGGGCCGAGAAGTTCGACCAGCTTGCCGCGTTTCAGAACTTCCTTATCATGCCCGCGACGTTCCTCGCGGGCGTGTTTTACTCGATTCAATCGCTGCCGCCGTTGTGGCAGGCTGTCTCGCATTTCAACCCGTTCTTCTACATGATCGACGGGTTCCGGTACGGCTTCTTCGGCGTGTCCGACGTGGCCCCGACGACGAGCCTTGCGGTCGTCGGTGTGACCTTTCTGATACTCGCATCCGTGGCGCTGAATCTGCTGCGCCGCGGTTACAAACTGCGTCACTGA
- a CDS encoding ABC transporter ATP-binding protein codes for MAAIEIRNVKKRYQALQALKGVSFSIEEGEFFGLLGPNGAGKTTLISILAGLARADSGNISVLGHDVVRDYRNARRKLGVVPQELVFDPFFSVRETLRIQSGYFGLTHNDDWIDEVMANLDLTDKADANMRQLSGGMKRRVLVAQALVHRPPVIVLDEPTAGVDVELRQTLWKFISRLNREGHTIVLTTHYLEEAEALCDRIAMLKRGEVVALERTASLLQRFAGTRLVLRFKQGTLPAELRPLLVDAQDTGGPQFALRLSGGDEVESILATCRAAGGIVEDIDIQKADLEDVFVQIMSGSRAQEVSA; via the coding sequence ATGGCCGCCATCGAAATCCGTAACGTCAAAAAACGCTATCAGGCGTTGCAGGCGCTCAAGGGCGTCAGCTTCTCGATCGAAGAAGGTGAGTTCTTCGGTCTGCTCGGCCCCAATGGCGCGGGCAAAACCACGTTGATCAGTATTCTCGCGGGCCTCGCGCGCGCGGATTCGGGCAACATCAGCGTGCTCGGCCACGACGTGGTGCGCGATTACCGCAACGCCCGCCGCAAGCTCGGCGTGGTGCCGCAGGAACTCGTCTTCGATCCCTTCTTTTCAGTACGTGAAACGCTGCGCATCCAGTCCGGCTATTTCGGACTCACGCATAACGACGACTGGATCGACGAAGTGATGGCTAACCTCGATCTGACCGACAAGGCGGACGCGAATATGCGCCAGCTCTCGGGCGGCATGAAGCGGCGCGTGCTGGTCGCGCAGGCGCTCGTGCACCGTCCGCCGGTCATCGTGCTCGACGAGCCGACCGCCGGCGTCGACGTCGAACTGCGTCAAACGCTCTGGAAATTCATCTCGCGCCTGAATCGCGAAGGTCACACCATCGTGCTGACCACGCACTATCTGGAAGAAGCCGAAGCGCTTTGCGACCGCATCGCCATGCTCAAGCGCGGCGAAGTCGTGGCGCTCGAACGTACGGCGTCGCTGTTGCAGCGCTTCGCCGGCACGCGCCTCGTGCTGCGCTTCAAGCAAGGCACGCTGCCGGCCGAACTGCGGCCGTTGCTGGTGGACGCTCAGGACACCGGCGGACCTCAGTTCGCGCTGCGTCTGTCGGGCGGCGACGAAGTGGAATCCATTCTCGCCACGTGCCGCGCAGCAGGCGGCATCGTCGAGGACATCGACATTCAGAAGGCCGATCTCGAGGACGTATTCGTGCAGATCATGTCGGGTTCGCGCGCGCAGGAGGTGTCGGCATGA
- a CDS encoding IS1182 family transposase, with amino-acid sequence MLKIPTPTQHELEMVTLEELVPKDHLLRQIDAAVDFEFIREKVAHLYCADNGRPALDPVVMFKLLFIGYLFGVRSERQLMREVQVNVAYRWFARFRLTDKVPDASTFSQNRRRRFTDTTVYQEIFDEIVRQAMGRGLVDGRVLYTDSTHLKANANKNKFDVVKLEQTPAAYLEKLNAAVDADRAAHGKKPLNRDDDEPPSSKDTKISRTDPDSGYMVRDDKPKGFFYLDHRTVDAKHAIITDTHVTPASVHDSQPYLERLDRQRERFEFKVEAVGLDAGYFTPAVCQGLEEREIAGVMGYRTPNHKPGLFYKRQFQYDAYRNEYVCPQGQALPYSTTNRLGYREYKSDARICRCCPVRAQCTNSANAVKVVTRHVWERAKQRVDARRLSEWGRRIYARRKETVERSFADAKQLHGHRYARMRGLRKVAEQCLLAAAAQNIKKIAMLVARLRARAGERSYLWRPFRWLMSVLRACLSMCAPLRCPFALA; translated from the coding sequence ATGCTAAAGATCCCGACGCCCACGCAGCACGAACTCGAGATGGTGACGCTCGAGGAACTCGTGCCGAAGGACCACCTGCTGCGCCAGATCGACGCGGCAGTGGATTTCGAATTCATCCGCGAAAAGGTCGCGCATCTGTACTGCGCAGACAACGGTCGTCCGGCGCTCGATCCGGTGGTGATGTTCAAGCTGCTGTTCATCGGCTACCTGTTTGGAGTGCGCAGTGAGCGGCAGTTGATGCGCGAGGTCCAGGTCAACGTCGCCTACCGGTGGTTCGCCCGGTTTCGGCTGACCGACAAGGTGCCGGATGCGTCGACGTTCTCACAGAATCGCCGCCGACGCTTCACGGACACGACGGTGTATCAGGAGATATTCGACGAGATCGTGCGCCAGGCGATGGGCCGTGGTCTGGTCGATGGCCGTGTGCTGTACACCGACAGCACGCACCTGAAGGCCAATGCGAACAAGAACAAGTTCGACGTGGTAAAGCTGGAACAGACGCCTGCGGCCTATCTGGAGAAGCTCAATGCGGCAGTGGATGCGGACCGGGCCGCGCATGGCAAGAAGCCGCTGAATCGGGACGACGATGAGCCGCCGTCGAGCAAGGACACCAAGATCAGCCGGACCGATCCGGACAGCGGCTACATGGTGCGGGACGACAAGCCGAAGGGCTTCTTCTATCTGGACCACCGCACGGTGGACGCCAAGCACGCGATCATTACCGATACGCATGTGACGCCGGCCTCGGTGCACGACAGCCAGCCGTATCTGGAGCGGCTGGATCGACAGCGCGAGCGCTTCGAGTTCAAGGTGGAAGCGGTGGGGCTGGATGCTGGCTACTTCACGCCGGCGGTGTGCCAGGGGCTCGAGGAGCGGGAGATTGCCGGGGTGATGGGCTATCGCACGCCGAACCACAAGCCGGGGCTGTTCTACAAACGGCAGTTCCAATACGACGCGTACCGCAACGAGTACGTGTGCCCGCAGGGACAGGCGCTGCCGTACAGCACGACTAACCGGCTCGGCTATCGGGAATACAAATCCGATGCTCGGATATGCCGATGCTGCCCGGTACGAGCACAGTGCACGAACAGTGCCAACGCGGTGAAGGTGGTGACGCGCCACGTCTGGGAGCGCGCCAAGCAGCGGGTGGACGCGAGGCGGCTGAGCGAGTGGGGACGACGCATTTACGCGCGGCGCAAGGAGACGGTGGAACGCAGCTTTGCCGATGCCAAGCAACTGCATGGGCATCGCTATGCGCGCATGCGCGGGCTGCGCAAGGTGGCCGAGCAGTGCTTGTTGGCTGCGGCGGCGCAGAACATCAAGAAAATTGCGATGCTGGTGGCGCGCCTACGGGCGCGTGCAGGCGAGCGCTCGTACCTCTGGCGCCCGTTTCGGTGGCTCATGAGCGTCCTGAGGGCTTGTCTCTCAATGTGCGCGCCCTTACGCTGCCCATTCGCCCTTGCCTAA
- a CDS encoding STAS domain-containing protein, with amino-acid sequence MLALQTDLTHDTAGDVLAQAIDRIDAGETQVDCAGLAHFDSSALAVLLALRRHASRRGSTLAFTNLPTGLASLALVYGVDHLLSS; translated from the coding sequence ATGCTCGCGTTGCAGACCGATCTGACTCACGACACCGCCGGCGACGTTCTTGCGCAGGCCATCGATCGCATCGACGCGGGTGAGACCCAGGTCGATTGCGCCGGGCTCGCGCATTTCGACTCGTCGGCACTCGCCGTACTGCTGGCTCTGCGCCGTCACGCGAGTCGGCGCGGATCGACGTTGGCGTTCACTAACTTGCCGACCGGGTTGGCCAGTCTCGCACTGGTGTACGGTGTCGACCATCTGCTCTCGAGCTGA
- a CDS encoding MlaC/ttg2D family ABC transporter substrate-binding protein — MKKFWLIPVMAFMTYTAAAGSAMAQAQSPDALVKQTVTEVMAAAKSDPNIQKGDLNSITRLVEQKILPHADFTKTTQLATGQAWRQATPQQREQLTSQFKTLLLRTYAGAIAQIRDQQVNYKPYRGQPGDTDAVVYTDVINNGQPIELDYRLYKTSSGEWKLYDLNVLGAWLVQTYRNQFAEKVSQSGVDGLIQFLTERNKQLAGGK, encoded by the coding sequence ATGAAGAAGTTCTGGCTCATTCCCGTCATGGCTTTCATGACGTACACCGCCGCCGCCGGTTCGGCGATGGCACAGGCTCAGTCGCCCGACGCACTGGTCAAGCAGACCGTGACCGAAGTGATGGCTGCCGCCAAGAGCGACCCGAACATCCAGAAGGGTGATCTGAACAGCATTACGCGTCTGGTCGAGCAGAAGATTCTGCCGCACGCCGACTTCACGAAGACCACGCAGTTGGCCACCGGTCAGGCGTGGCGTCAGGCAACGCCGCAGCAGCGCGAGCAACTCACGTCGCAGTTCAAGACGCTGCTCCTGCGCACGTACGCCGGCGCGATCGCCCAGATTCGCGACCAGCAGGTCAACTACAAGCCGTATCGTGGCCAGCCGGGCGACACCGATGCCGTGGTGTACACCGACGTCATCAATAACGGCCAGCCGATCGAACTGGATTACCGTCTGTACAAGACGTCGAGCGGCGAATGGAAGCTGTACGACCTGAACGTGCTTGGTGCATGGCTGGTCCAGACGTACCGCAACCAGTTCGCGGAAAAGGTCAGCCAGTCGGGCGTCGACGGCCTGATCCAGTTCCTGACCGAGCGTAACAAGCAACTCGCAGGCGGCAAGTAA
- a CDS encoding VacJ family lipoprotein, translating into MTSFRTSAVLAAGALALAGCATVTNPNPADPVEGFNRSMYKFNDTLDKAVLVPVAKGYRFTVPEPARDMVTNFFSNVGDVYNFANNLLQLEITAAVQDLMRLTINTVFGVGGLVDFATPAGLPKHSQDFGVTLGKWGVPDGPYLVLPLLGPSTVRDTVGMAGNMFIDPTSYIKPDWVSYSLYGVRLVNTRANLLDASNLLEAAALDPYSFTRDAYLARRKYLINGGASGDASLPNYEDEEGAGGAAAGAAAAGGTGGQPMPARPASGASAPAPASGVQGEEAPQGSPVPGKMVPGGLPFRR; encoded by the coding sequence ATGACCAGCTTCCGTACTTCGGCAGTGTTGGCCGCCGGCGCGTTGGCGTTGGCAGGATGCGCCACCGTCACGAACCCCAACCCCGCAGATCCCGTCGAAGGTTTCAACCGTTCGATGTACAAGTTCAACGACACGCTGGACAAGGCGGTGCTCGTGCCGGTTGCGAAGGGCTACCGTTTCACGGTGCCGGAACCGGCGCGTGACATGGTCACGAACTTCTTCTCGAACGTGGGCGACGTGTACAACTTCGCCAACAACCTGCTCCAGCTGGAAATCACGGCGGCGGTGCAGGATCTGATGCGGCTGACGATCAACACGGTCTTCGGTGTCGGCGGTCTGGTCGACTTCGCCACGCCGGCCGGTCTGCCCAAGCACAGCCAGGATTTTGGCGTGACGCTGGGCAAGTGGGGCGTGCCTGACGGTCCGTATCTCGTGCTGCCGCTGCTTGGCCCGAGCACGGTGCGCGACACCGTCGGCATGGCCGGCAACATGTTCATCGACCCGACCTCGTACATCAAGCCGGACTGGGTGAGTTACTCGCTGTATGGCGTGCGTCTCGTGAACACGCGTGCCAATTTGCTCGACGCGTCGAACCTGCTCGAAGCCGCCGCGCTCGATCCGTATTCGTTCACGCGCGATGCCTATCTGGCACGTCGCAAGTATCTGATCAATGGCGGCGCTTCGGGCGATGCCTCGCTGCCGAACTACGAAGACGAAGAGGGCGCCGGTGGCGCCGCCGCGGGAGCGGCCGCCGCCGGTGGTACGGGCGGGCAGCCAATGCCGGCCAGACCTGCGTCGGGTGCCAGCGCACCGGCGCCGGCGTCGGGCGTTCAAGGTGAAGAAGCGCCGCAAGGCTCGCCCGTGCCGGGCAAGATGGTGCCGGGCGGTCTGCCGTTCCGTCGCTGA
- the mlaD gene encoding outer membrane lipid asymmetry maintenance protein MlaD has translation MKKHPLDFWVGLFVVLGFAALLFLALKAGNMSSLSFSSTYPVTVRFDNIGGLKPRAAVKSAGVVVGRVASIQFDDKRYLADVTLNIDSRYQFPKDSSAKILTSGLLGEQYIGLEPGGDDQMLKGGDTITLTQSAIVLENLIGQFLYNKAADAGGAQSGGASAAPAPAAPAAAPAPGAATVTQGK, from the coding sequence ATGAAAAAACACCCCCTCGACTTCTGGGTTGGCCTGTTCGTGGTACTCGGCTTCGCCGCGCTGTTGTTCCTCGCGCTCAAGGCGGGCAACATGAGTTCGTTGTCGTTCTCGAGCACGTATCCGGTTACGGTGCGTTTCGACAACATCGGCGGGCTGAAGCCGCGCGCGGCGGTCAAGAGTGCCGGCGTGGTGGTTGGCCGCGTGGCATCGATTCAGTTCGACGACAAGCGTTATCTGGCCGACGTCACGCTCAACATCGATTCCCGCTATCAGTTCCCGAAGGACTCGTCGGCGAAGATCCTGACCTCGGGTCTGCTCGGCGAGCAGTACATCGGGCTCGAACCCGGCGGCGACGATCAGATGCTCAAGGGCGGTGATACGATCACGCTCACGCAGTCTGCCATCGTGCTGGAAAACCTGATCGGCCAGTTCCTGTACAACAAGGCGGCAGACGCCGGTGGCGCCCAGTCGGGCGGAGCATCGGCAGCACCGGCTCCGGCAGCCCCTGCCGCGGCGCCGGCGCCTGGGGCGGCAACGGTAACCCAAGGAAAATAA
- the mlaE gene encoding lipid asymmetry maintenance ABC transporter permease subunit MlaE has product MITTIGSFVRGHVERLGYGARMFLHMLASSGALLRRPRLVTDQVHFVGNYSFVIIAVSGLFVGFVLGLQGYYTLNKYGSEQALGLLVALSLVRELGPVVTALLFAGRAGTSLTAEIGLMKAGEQLTAMEMMAIDPIARVVAPRFWAGVIAMPILAAIFSAVGIFGGYLVGVQLIGVDAGAFWSQMQGGVDVWSDVANGVVKSIVFGIAVTFIALYQGFEAQPTPEGVSRATTRTVVQASLAVLGLDFLLTALMFS; this is encoded by the coding sequence ATGATTACTACCATCGGCAGTTTCGTTCGCGGCCACGTCGAGCGCCTGGGTTACGGCGCGCGCATGTTCCTGCACATGCTCGCGTCGAGCGGCGCGTTGCTGCGCCGGCCGCGTCTGGTGACCGACCAGGTCCATTTCGTCGGCAATTATTCGTTCGTCATCATCGCCGTCTCGGGCCTGTTCGTGGGTTTCGTGCTCGGCCTGCAAGGCTATTACACGCTCAACAAGTACGGCTCGGAGCAAGCGCTCGGTCTGCTCGTGGCGCTCTCGCTCGTGCGCGAGCTTGGGCCGGTGGTGACGGCATTGCTGTTTGCCGGACGTGCGGGCACCTCGCTCACCGCGGAGATCGGCCTGATGAAGGCCGGCGAGCAACTGACCGCGATGGAAATGATGGCGATCGATCCGATCGCGCGCGTGGTCGCACCCCGTTTCTGGGCGGGCGTGATCGCCATGCCGATTCTCGCCGCCATTTTTTCGGCGGTCGGCATCTTCGGCGGCTACCTCGTCGGCGTGCAACTGATCGGCGTGGATGCCGGCGCGTTCTGGTCGCAGATGCAGGGTGGCGTGGATGTATGGTCCGACGTGGCGAACGGCGTCGTCAAGAGTATCGTGTTCGGCATTGCCGTCACGTTCATCGCGCTGTACCAGGGCTTCGAAGCACAGCCGACGCCGGAAGGCGTGTCGCGTGCAACGACGCGGACGGTCGTGCAGGCGTCGCTGGCCGTTCTCGGCCTCGACTTCCTGCTCACGGCCCTCATGTTCAGCTAA
- a CDS encoding ABC transporter ATP-binding protein, which yields MPTPNPENLLELRDVSFGYGERLVLSGLNMRFPRGKVIAVMGGSGCGKTTVLRLIGGLVHAGRGQVDFDGTDVSTLDRDGWYRLRRRMGMLFQFGALFTDMTVFDNVAFPLREHTRLDEELIRDLVLMKLNAVGLRGARDMKPAEISGGMARRVALARTIALDPDLVMYDEPFTGLDPISMGITANLIRKLNDALGATSIIVSHDVAETFAIADYIYFISEGRIAAEGAPDVLRASNDPTVRQFIDAQPDGPVKFQYPAPPLAEDFGIGARA from the coding sequence GTGCCTACCCCGAATCCGGAAAATCTGCTCGAATTGCGCGACGTCAGCTTCGGTTATGGCGAGCGTCTGGTGCTTTCCGGGTTGAATATGCGGTTTCCCCGCGGCAAGGTCATTGCCGTCATGGGAGGTTCCGGCTGTGGCAAAACGACCGTTTTGCGTCTGATCGGCGGTCTGGTGCATGCCGGTCGCGGACAAGTCGACTTCGACGGGACCGACGTCTCTACACTTGATCGCGACGGCTGGTACCGGCTGCGCCGGCGCATGGGCATGTTGTTCCAGTTCGGTGCGCTTTTCACCGATATGACGGTGTTCGACAACGTGGCGTTTCCGCTGCGCGAACACACCCGTCTCGATGAGGAACTGATTCGCGATCTCGTGCTGATGAAGCTGAACGCCGTGGGCCTGCGCGGCGCGCGCGACATGAAGCCGGCAGAGATTTCAGGCGGCATGGCGCGTCGTGTGGCGCTCGCGCGCACCATCGCGCTGGACCCGGACCTCGTGATGTACGACGAGCCGTTCACCGGCCTGGACCCGATCTCGATGGGCATTACCGCGAACCTGATTCGCAAGCTCAACGACGCGCTGGGCGCCACCTCGATCATCGTGTCGCACGACGTTGCGGAGACGTTCGCCATCGCCGACTACATCTACTTCATCAGCGAAGGCCGCATTGCCGCCGAGGGCGCGCCCGACGTGTTGCGCGCCTCGAACGACCCGACCGTGCGTCAGTTCATCGATGCCCAGCCGGACGGCCCCGTGAAATTCCAGTATCCCGCGCCGCCGCTCGCGGAAGATTTCGGCATCGGAGCGCGTGCATGA
- a CDS encoding GNAT family N-acetyltransferase produces the protein MRIGDLPQILAVQAVAYGDVMLESEAALGSRLALSPGTCWVAEDTPRARGEASIAGYLFSHPWHLAAPPPLDTILDALPEAPDCWYVHDMALAPRTRGAGVAGQLYAAALTAVTAVPARGLRSSALVAVQQSQGFWARFGYAAVTDVSPLIAAKLAGYGDGAVFMTRTL, from the coding sequence ATGCGAATCGGCGACCTCCCCCAGATTCTGGCCGTCCAGGCGGTAGCGTATGGGGATGTCATGCTCGAATCGGAGGCCGCGCTCGGCTCCCGTCTGGCACTGTCGCCGGGCACATGCTGGGTAGCCGAAGACACCCCACGCGCGCGCGGTGAGGCGAGCATCGCGGGTTATCTGTTTAGCCACCCATGGCATCTCGCCGCTCCGCCGCCACTCGATACGATACTCGACGCGCTGCCGGAGGCGCCCGATTGCTGGTATGTGCACGACATGGCGCTTGCGCCCCGCACGCGCGGCGCGGGCGTTGCCGGACAGTTGTATGCCGCGGCGCTGACGGCGGTAACAGCGGTACCGGCACGGGGATTGCGGTCGTCCGCGCTCGTCGCGGTTCAGCAATCGCAGGGGTTCTGGGCACGCTTCGGCTATGCGGCCGTGACCGACGTCTCGCCGCTCATCGCCGCCAAGCTGGCAGGTTACGGCGATGGTGCCGTGTTCATGACGCGTACGCTGTAA